From a region of the Criblamydia sequanensis CRIB-18 genome:
- the miaB gene encoding tRNA (N6-isopentenyl adenosine(37)-C2)-methylthiotransferase MiaB: protein MNNPKTFFVKTYGCQMNELDTEVMAGMLKERGLEETASEDEADLLLFNTCSIRDLAERKALGKIGKLGKTLKKEAIIGVTGCMANAKKETLFKKLPRIDFVLGTNNIHELNNVIDEVLASRKKVFRLANKFEHEIDYLVARREDRHKAHISIIRGCDKFCTYCVVPYTRGPEVSRDPSHIIEEASRLVDQGYKEITLLGQNVNSYGKDCPEWNCLFHDLLYKLDAIKGLERVRFMTSHPIDITRELMEAVRDLPSLCEFIHFPLQAGSNRILKKMHRIYTKEQYFEKIRLFREICPDVVFGTDIIVGFPTETEEEFLETYEALKEIEYGVAFLFEYSPREGTPAMRWKDDIPEEVKSDRLQRLLKLQEGIYAKHRQLFLDKSVEILVENEAMKNDGLLKGRTRCWKNVVFEGPKELIGTLQTVRIHGFNHQTLRGTLEKNSLRVA, encoded by the coding sequence ATGAACAACCCAAAAACATTCTTTGTGAAAACATACGGCTGCCAAATGAATGAACTTGATACTGAAGTCATGGCAGGGATGTTAAAAGAGCGCGGTCTTGAAGAAACAGCAAGTGAGGATGAGGCCGATCTTCTTTTATTTAATACTTGTTCGATTCGCGACCTTGCGGAGCGCAAGGCTTTGGGAAAAATCGGCAAACTCGGAAAGACTTTAAAAAAAGAAGCGATCATCGGCGTCACAGGCTGCATGGCAAACGCAAAAAAAGAAACTCTTTTTAAAAAACTGCCTCGCATCGACTTTGTCCTAGGAACTAATAATATCCACGAATTAAATAACGTGATCGATGAAGTCTTGGCGTCCCGAAAAAAAGTGTTTCGCTTAGCAAATAAGTTCGAGCATGAAATTGATTACTTAGTAGCTCGAAGAGAAGATAGGCATAAAGCCCACATTTCGATCATTAGAGGATGTGATAAATTTTGCACTTACTGTGTCGTTCCTTATACAAGAGGGCCTGAAGTCTCACGCGATCCTTCCCACATTATAGAAGAAGCTTCTCGTCTTGTCGATCAAGGGTACAAAGAAATCACGCTTCTTGGACAGAATGTGAATAGCTACGGCAAGGATTGCCCGGAGTGGAATTGTCTTTTCCACGACCTTCTTTACAAATTGGACGCTATTAAGGGTCTTGAAAGAGTTCGTTTTATGACAAGCCACCCAATCGATATTACAAGGGAGCTTATGGAAGCTGTAAGAGATCTCCCGAGTCTTTGTGAATTCATTCATTTCCCTTTGCAAGCCGGGTCGAATCGCATTTTGAAAAAAATGCATCGAATTTACACGAAGGAGCAATATTTTGAAAAAATCAGGCTTTTCCGCGAGATTTGCCCGGATGTCGTCTTTGGAACAGATATTATAGTCGGTTTTCCAACTGAGACGGAGGAAGAGTTTCTCGAAACCTATGAAGCCTTAAAAGAAATTGAGTATGGGGTCGCTTTCCTTTTTGAGTATAGCCCAAGAGAAGGCACACCGGCCATGAGATGGAAGGATGACATTCCGGAAGAGGTTAAAAGCGATCGTCTTCAAAGGCTTTTAAAACTTCAAGAAGGCATTTATGCAAAGCACCGACAATTATTTCTCGATAAATCCGTTGAAATCCTTGTTGAAAATGAAGCTATGAAAAATGACGGCCTTTTAAAAGGGCGCACACGCTGCTGGAAAAATGTCGTGTTTGAAGGGCCCAAAGAACTTATCGGGACTCTTCAAACGGTTCGCATCCATGGATTCAACCACCAAACGCTACGCGGAACTTTAGAAAAAAATTCTCTTCGCGTGGCATAA
- a CDS encoding F-box protein, with protein sequence MQQVSSAKITPAFIPCLGPVPEGSTEKFVAIPKELRVLIFSQLNASSREVTASVCRSWRSEVIYLELTQFRNWVYTLAEKLGNPSLDELITELSGNPSSLKELTSLKDSLYSTLAKLPIVTLKCLLTILFVEGIFIDTQYLGSKVMSFFKDDPKTLSCFTEVILELVKMGYVEKGWEAVQDIPLNEESYRKFIEKFLKKGNAEKVGDIATLHYSDDKKIQLIDILLGTTKIASLYKRNLKEEDVEPLALRIAESLPKDSSLKWLKIIASHFEFKNRMEPLPQEEDPDEIESACILS encoded by the coding sequence ATGCAACAAGTCTCCTCAGCAAAAATTACCCCTGCCTTTATACCATGCTTAGGGCCTGTTCCTGAAGGCTCAACTGAAAAATTTGTTGCTATTCCGAAAGAATTGAGAGTCCTTATTTTTTCTCAATTAAATGCAAGTTCAAGAGAAGTTACTGCCAGCGTATGCCGAAGCTGGCGGTCGGAAGTGATCTATCTTGAACTTACTCAATTTAGAAATTGGGTTTATACTCTAGCTGAAAAATTAGGCAATCCCTCCCTTGATGAACTTATTACAGAATTAAGCGGAAATCCCTCCTCTCTTAAAGAACTGACATCATTAAAAGACTCCCTTTATTCCACTTTAGCAAAGCTTCCCATAGTAACCTTAAAATGTCTTTTAACAATACTTTTTGTAGAAGGTATTTTTATTGACACCCAATACTTGGGTTCAAAAGTAATGTCTTTCTTTAAGGATGATCCAAAAACCTTATCCTGTTTCACCGAAGTTATTTTGGAATTGGTGAAGATGGGCTATGTAGAAAAAGGTTGGGAGGCTGTCCAAGATATTCCTCTTAACGAAGAATCCTATCGTAAATTCATTGAAAAATTCCTTAAAAAAGGAAATGCCGAAAAAGTGGGCGATATTGCAACCCTTCATTATTCAGATGATAAGAAGATCCAGCTTATAGACATTCTACTTGGAACAACCAAAATTGCAAGTCTCTATAAAAGAAATCTTAAGGAGGAAGATGTTGAGCCTTTAGCCTTAAGAATTGCGGAAAGCCTTCCTAAAGACTCCTCCCTAAAGTGGCTTAAAATTATTGCCTCTCACTTTGAGTTTAAAAATAGGATGGAGCCATTACCTCAGGAAGAAGATCCAGATGAGATTGAATCTGCTTGTATTCTAAGCTAA
- a CDS encoding superoxide dismutase family protein gives MLFEKHLFIFLMGSLLVLVLSCESKPRIYPDYKRAEATLISAEGSSVQGIVTFTEVEGGVRIVAVVEGLLPGKHGFHIHEIGNCSRMEQRSYGNHFNPDNEHHGGPNDSPRHAGDLGNITANLRGRAHYDAVDRLITLDGPESIVGRSIVIHKYPDDFISQPSGNSGPAVACGLIEPKE, from the coding sequence ATGTTATTTGAGAAGCATCTATTCATTTTTTTAATGGGGTCTTTGCTTGTCCTTGTCCTAAGTTGCGAGTCAAAGCCTCGCATCTACCCGGATTATAAAAGGGCTGAAGCTACCCTTATTTCAGCGGAAGGCAGCTCGGTCCAGGGGATTGTGACTTTTACAGAAGTTGAGGGCGGGGTTAGAATTGTGGCTGTTGTTGAAGGCCTGCTTCCCGGAAAGCATGGCTTTCACATTCATGAGATCGGCAACTGCTCTAGGATGGAGCAAAGGTCCTACGGGAATCATTTTAATCCCGATAACGAGCATCATGGGGGGCCGAATGATAGTCCAAGACATGCGGGAGACTTAGGAAATATTACAGCTAATTTAAGAGGAAGAGCCCATTACGATGCAGTAGATAGATTAATTACACTTGACGGACCGGAATCGATTGTCGGAAGATCCATTGTTATTCATAAATACCCTGATGATTTTATTTCTCAACCTTCAGGAAATTCAGGCCCGGCTGTTGCTTGCGGGCTTATTGAACCTAAAGAATAG
- a CDS encoding superoxide dismutase family protein produces MNQVLRFHILLAAALIFFGCQSKKEESAPPIKKAKAILLPTEGNEAVGEVYFEETGEGVLITAVITKLKTGKHGFHIHEKGDCSAKDASSAGAHFNPDNEPHAGPLDKKRHVGDLGNLEADESGVARYKRMDKVVQLNGSKSIIGRSVIVHEKEDDFVTQPTGDAGGRLACGVILPFDEEAK; encoded by the coding sequence ATGAATCAAGTTTTGAGGTTTCATATACTGCTTGCGGCAGCTCTAATTTTTTTCGGATGCCAGTCTAAAAAAGAGGAAAGCGCACCACCGATTAAAAAAGCCAAAGCCATCCTTCTCCCAACAGAAGGAAATGAGGCGGTCGGAGAAGTTTATTTTGAAGAGACGGGAGAGGGGGTTTTGATAACAGCTGTCATCACCAAATTAAAAACCGGAAAGCATGGGTTTCATATTCATGAAAAAGGGGATTGCTCTGCAAAAGATGCAAGCTCGGCGGGCGCCCACTTTAACCCCGATAATGAGCCTCACGCAGGCCCATTAGACAAAAAAAGACATGTAGGCGATCTTGGTAACCTAGAAGCTGATGAATCAGGGGTCGCGCGCTATAAACGAATGGATAAAGTGGTGCAGCTAAATGGCTCAAAATCAATTATTGGAAGAAGCGTTATTGTCCATGAAAAAGAAGATGATTTTGTGACGCAGCCAACAGGAGATGCCGGCGGCAGGCTTGCTTGCGGGGTTATTTTACCCTTTGATGAAGAAGCCAAATAA
- a CDS encoding YqgE/AlgH family protein, with protein sequence MESLPYAQIQKGTFLIATPDIEGGIFFRAVVLVCEHNPNGSFGIVINKSLSIDLPEEIINVEELANPHVEIRAGGPVQTNQMMLLHTSSKIPQQTLEVCQNVYLGGDLQFLQESITDSTGPEMFLCFGYSGWGAGQLEREFLDGHWFLHPASQRHIFEIPHDKLWQTLLREMGGKYATISMIPEDLSLN encoded by the coding sequence ATGGAAAGTTTACCTTACGCTCAAATTCAAAAAGGTACTTTTCTTATAGCTACCCCGGATATTGAGGGAGGAATCTTCTTTAGGGCAGTTGTCCTGGTTTGCGAGCATAACCCGAACGGCTCCTTCGGGATTGTTATTAATAAAAGCCTATCTATTGATTTACCAGAGGAAATCATTAATGTTGAGGAACTTGCCAATCCGCATGTAGAGATTCGAGCCGGGGGCCCGGTTCAAACCAACCAAATGATGCTTCTTCACACTTCAAGTAAGATTCCTCAGCAGACTCTTGAGGTTTGTCAGAATGTTTATTTAGGAGGAGATTTACAATTTTTACAAGAATCGATTACCGACTCGACAGGGCCTGAAATGTTTCTTTGTTTTGGATATTCAGGCTGGGGAGCAGGCCAGCTCGAAAGAGAATTTCTAGACGGGCACTGGTTCTTGCACCCCGCAAGTCAAAGACATATCTTCGAGATCCCTCATGATAAGCTTTGGCAAACTCTTCTCCGCGAGATGGGGGGCAAGTACGCTACCATTTCCATGATTCCGGAAGACCTTTCTCTAAATTGA
- the rplM gene encoding 50S ribosomal protein L13 — MTAKKEKAMLHETLLLKKEPSDVNWILIDAEGKTLGRLAAEVTKILRGKHRPTFTPGVDLGDGVIIINAEKVYTTGNKGAQKIYRRHTGYLGNMREVPLNVVLARDPQRPITQAVKGMMPKTRLSNAQLRRLRVIAGSEHGMEAQKPIQVNI; from the coding sequence ATGACAGCAAAAAAAGAAAAAGCGATGTTGCATGAGACGCTTCTTTTAAAAAAGGAGCCCAGTGACGTTAACTGGATTTTAATCGATGCAGAAGGCAAAACGCTTGGTAGACTTGCAGCTGAAGTAACAAAAATTTTGCGAGGCAAACACAGGCCTACTTTTACACCAGGTGTTGACCTTGGCGATGGCGTTATTATTATCAATGCTGAAAAGGTTTATACAACAGGAAACAAGGGTGCCCAAAAAATCTATAGACGCCATACCGGCTATCTTGGAAATATGAGGGAAGTTCCTTTGAACGTTGTGCTTGCACGTGACCCGCAAAGACCAATCACGCAAGCTGTAAAGGGAATGATGCCAAAAACGCGTCTCTCAAATGCTCAGTTAAGACGTCTTCGTGTTATTGCTGGTAGCGAACACGGGATGGAAGCTCAGAAGCCCATCCAGGTAAATATTTAA
- a CDS encoding MlaE family ABC transporter permease, which translates to MKFSFTDAFVALGDYITLIFQVIWVSLRRPPKWWLIRDQFYAIGVQSLPVVAITGFSTGMVLAAQSFFQLQDKGLASATGIMVAKAMLVELGPVLTAFMVTGRVGASMCAELGTMRVTEQIDAMRSMTVDPLRYLVAPRFIGGTIMMPLLTIFSSIMGILGGYLIAVHYYGMPSSSFIDPLPIHINNFDVFSGLTKAFVFGIIIVTISCYKGLTTRGGAAGVGLSTTNSVVICYSVILISNFFLTMMLNSSYSYINYYLERLY; encoded by the coding sequence ATGAAATTTTCGTTTACTGACGCGTTTGTCGCCCTTGGCGATTACATTACACTGATATTTCAAGTCATTTGGGTTTCTCTAAGACGTCCCCCAAAATGGTGGCTTATCCGCGATCAATTTTATGCCATCGGAGTACAATCCCTTCCCGTGGTTGCAATTACCGGCTTTTCAACCGGAATGGTATTAGCCGCTCAATCCTTTTTCCAATTACAAGATAAAGGTCTTGCTAGCGCTACCGGAATCATGGTAGCAAAAGCTATGCTTGTAGAACTAGGCCCTGTTTTGACAGCCTTCATGGTTACAGGGAGAGTGGGTGCATCTATGTGCGCTGAGCTTGGCACTATGCGTGTGACAGAACAGATTGACGCGATGCGGTCTATGACGGTAGACCCTTTAAGATACCTTGTCGCCCCTCGTTTTATAGGCGGAACCATAATGATGCCCCTCCTTACTATTTTTAGCTCGATTATGGGGATCCTTGGGGGGTATTTAATAGCAGTTCATTACTATGGCATGCCCTCCTCAAGCTTTATTGATCCTTTGCCTATCCATATCAACAACTTTGATGTTTTTAGCGGACTTACTAAAGCTTTTGTTTTTGGGATCATTATTGTGACTATTTCCTGCTACAAGGGCCTTACGACAAGAGGCGGCGCGGCCGGGGTCGGCTTATCGACCACAAATAGCGTCGTTATTTGCTATTCCGTCATATTAATCTCGAACTTCTTCTTAACTATGATGCTCAATAGTTCCTACTCGTATATCAATTACTATCTTGAGAGGCTCTACTAG
- a CDS encoding ABC transporter ATP-binding protein, with translation MIVVKNLNKSYGSNQVLNNLNLEVKDGQTVVILGRSGVGKSVLLRQIIGIETPDSGVIEINNQNLLTLPRREKHTITKQMGMLFQGSALFDSMTVGDNVAFYLRQHEKNLSEEDIRHRVQEALEMVGLSGTEEKMPSDLSGGMRKRAALARVIAYRPKIILYDEPTTGLDPITSMQINNLIIATKKQLQATSIVVTHDLKSAWTVGDYLTLHYNKALAHFAPKEEFFKNKDPQIQGFFENAAFSESMFLSH, from the coding sequence ATGATTGTCGTTAAAAATTTAAATAAATCCTATGGCTCCAATCAAGTTTTGAACAACTTAAATTTAGAGGTGAAAGACGGTCAAACCGTTGTAATTCTTGGGCGATCAGGGGTTGGTAAAAGTGTTCTTCTAAGACAAATTATTGGTATAGAAACCCCTGATAGCGGGGTTATAGAAATCAATAATCAAAATCTTCTAACGCTCCCAAGAAGGGAGAAGCATACAATCACAAAACAAATGGGTATGCTTTTTCAAGGCTCTGCATTATTTGACTCTATGACAGTTGGTGATAATGTCGCTTTCTATCTAAGGCAGCACGAAAAAAATTTATCGGAAGAAGATATAAGACACCGGGTTCAAGAAGCTCTTGAAATGGTCGGACTTTCCGGCACGGAAGAAAAAATGCCTTCCGATCTATCAGGAGGTATGAGAAAAAGAGCGGCACTTGCAAGGGTGATCGCTTATAGACCTAAGATTATTCTTTATGATGAGCCGACAACAGGACTTGACCCGATCACTTCCATGCAAATCAATAATCTTATCATCGCCACCAAAAAGCAGCTTCAAGCCACTTCAATTGTTGTGACACACGACTTAAAATCTGCTTGGACAGTCGGCGACTACTTAACGTTGCATTATAATAAAGCGCTGGCTCATTTTGCGCCCAAGGAAGAATTTTTTAAAAATAAGGATCCTCAAATCCAGGGATTTTTCGAAAATGCCGCTTTTTCAGAGAGCATGTTTTTATCTCATTAG
- a CDS encoding MlaD family protein, with protein MVDHTKNMMIGVFVIAAATLIAFILLFIHPTVGDDGRSLKVRFANIDKVTVGTRVTFGGRAVGEVIEIREILGEEDPRPTHNGIVYPYELTLTLDSSVEVFNSDEIALRTSGLLGERSVNIRPQPPREGEPLILLTSKDIIFADESGGVEETLKEFKELSDKFEEALDGIISTLNAVKDNSVIENIGQTFANLGEITTTLNQPEKLDNTLNSVEAFTKNLETITEDVIDLWPEIEETVAEFKASAKTLNSTMDHAFVLAGDARQIVHDISLGRGTVGRVLVGDELYLQLSSLLAKGETLMNDVNHYGILFHLDKNWQRLRARRLNLLMKLCTPQEFRNFFNDEIDQIATSLSRVTMVLDETGTCTMNPCLIQNLEFNKVFSELLRRIGEVEEYLKMYNTQLNDFRVLETELDPCSNSCFCQ; from the coding sequence ATGGTCGACCATACAAAAAACATGATGATCGGTGTGTTTGTTATAGCAGCCGCCACACTGATAGCTTTTATTCTTTTATTCATACACCCTACAGTTGGTGATGATGGCAGAAGCTTAAAAGTTCGCTTCGCCAATATTGACAAGGTGACTGTTGGAACGCGTGTCACTTTTGGCGGAAGAGCGGTTGGAGAAGTCATTGAAATCCGAGAAATTCTAGGTGAAGAAGATCCAAGGCCTACCCATAACGGCATTGTTTACCCCTACGAGCTGACCCTTACTCTTGACTCAAGCGTTGAAGTGTTCAATAGCGATGAAATAGCCCTAAGAACTTCAGGTTTACTTGGTGAACGCTCTGTAAATATTCGTCCTCAACCACCTAGGGAAGGCGAACCCTTAATACTATTAACAAGCAAAGATATTATTTTTGCCGATGAGTCAGGCGGGGTTGAAGAAACTTTAAAGGAGTTCAAAGAACTCTCCGATAAATTTGAAGAAGCTCTCGATGGCATCATCAGCACTTTAAATGCGGTTAAAGATAACTCCGTTATCGAAAATATCGGGCAAACTTTTGCAAATCTTGGAGAAATTACAACCACTTTAAATCAACCTGAAAAATTGGATAATACGCTAAATAGTGTCGAAGCTTTCACAAAGAATCTAGAGACGATAACAGAAGATGTCATCGACTTATGGCCTGAAATTGAGGAAACGGTTGCCGAATTTAAAGCCTCCGCCAAAACATTAAACTCCACAATGGATCACGCTTTTGTCTTAGCCGGAGATGCAAGACAAATTGTTCATGATATTTCTCTTGGACGAGGAACTGTCGGAAGGGTTCTTGTTGGTGATGAACTTTACTTACAGCTTTCTTCTCTTCTAGCAAAAGGTGAAACTCTGATGAATGATGTCAATCATTATGGGATCTTATTCCATTTAGATAAGAATTGGCAGCGTTTAAGAGCTCGCAGACTTAACCTATTAATGAAACTCTGCACTCCGCAAGAATTTAGAAATTTCTTTAATGATGAAATTGATCAAATCGCAACTTCCCTTTCTCGAGTCACTATGGTATTAGATGAAACAGGTACTTGTACTATGAATCCTTGCCTTATCCAGAATCTTGAATTCAATAAGGTATTTAGTGAACTCTTAAGAAGAATAGGCGAAGTTGAAGAGTACTTAAAGATGTATAATACTCAACTTAATGACTTTAGAGTTTTAGAAACGGAACTCGACCCTTGCAGCAATAGTTGCTTTTGTCAATAA
- the rpsI gene encoding 30S ribosomal protein S9, which produces MLQEYVDTGRRKTAVASVRLRSGTGKVDINGKAFEEYFPLDMQRKLALAPLGVVNVTGQFDLLIRVKGGGVEGQAEAVRLGLARALIQVNEAFKHEFKVLGFLTRDSRMKERKKYGRAGARKRFQFSKR; this is translated from the coding sequence TTGTTGCAAGAATACGTAGACACAGGTAGACGCAAAACAGCCGTTGCGTCAGTACGCTTAAGATCCGGTACAGGAAAAGTTGACATTAATGGCAAAGCATTTGAAGAGTATTTTCCTCTCGATATGCAACGTAAATTAGCTTTAGCTCCCTTAGGAGTTGTAAATGTTACAGGACAATTCGATTTATTGATCCGTGTTAAAGGCGGTGGCGTTGAAGGACAAGCGGAAGCTGTTCGTCTTGGTCTTGCAAGAGCGCTTATCCAAGTTAATGAAGCTTTTAAACACGAATTTAAAGTTCTTGGATTCTTAACTCGTGATTCCCGTATGAAAGAACGTAAGAAATACGGACGCGCTGGTGCCCGTAAGAGATTCCAGTTCTCCAAACGTTAA
- a CDS encoding zinc-dependent alcohol dehydrogenase: MKALVFHHPKKVKVEEVKDPNIEDDKDIIVKVTSTAICGSDLHIYNGFIPQAKDMVLGHEFMGIVEETGKGIKHLKKGDRVVVPFPIACGSCFFCKHALPTHCETSNDNYGPEGGMLKEKGGALFGYTDLYGGYQGGQAEYVRVPYAHFGPRKIEDNLRDEEVLFLSDIFPTGWSAIDWAELKGDETVAVFGCGPVGIMAQKAAWLKGAKRVIGIDPLNYRLEIARKSAKSETINPYETNVVEFLREITEGRGPDVCVDAVGMEVDRNFGEKISNTLHGQAGSIKVIDLAASAVRRGGIISIVGVYGSPYDNFPFGQIFDKGIALKTGQAPVQHYIDELLNLVRSNKVTLDDIITHVLPLEQAEKAYEIFCKKEDNCLKVILKP, from the coding sequence ATGAAAGCCTTAGTGTTCCATCACCCAAAAAAAGTTAAGGTTGAAGAAGTTAAAGATCCGAATATTGAAGATGACAAAGATATTATAGTTAAAGTTACCTCGACTGCCATTTGTGGTTCTGATCTTCATATTTATAATGGATTTATCCCTCAAGCAAAGGACATGGTATTAGGTCATGAATTTATGGGTATTGTTGAGGAAACCGGAAAAGGAATTAAACACTTAAAAAAGGGTGATCGTGTGGTAGTTCCTTTCCCCATCGCTTGCGGCAGCTGTTTTTTTTGTAAGCACGCCTTGCCGACCCACTGTGAAACTTCAAATGATAATTATGGCCCTGAAGGGGGGATGCTTAAAGAAAAAGGCGGAGCTCTTTTTGGCTATACCGATCTTTATGGCGGCTATCAGGGAGGGCAAGCGGAATATGTTCGAGTGCCCTATGCTCATTTTGGCCCAAGAAAAATTGAAGATAACTTAAGGGATGAGGAAGTTCTTTTCCTATCCGATATTTTTCCAACGGGTTGGTCGGCAATTGATTGGGCAGAGCTAAAAGGAGATGAAACCGTTGCGGTTTTTGGTTGCGGCCCCGTTGGCATAATGGCTCAAAAAGCCGCTTGGTTGAAAGGAGCTAAACGCGTGATTGGAATTGACCCCTTAAATTATAGATTGGAAATAGCTAGAAAAAGCGCCAAATCCGAAACTATTAACCCGTATGAAACAAATGTCGTAGAATTCTTAAGAGAAATCACTGAGGGACGTGGGCCGGATGTCTGTGTCGATGCGGTTGGCATGGAAGTCGATCGAAACTTTGGGGAAAAAATTTCAAATACCCTTCATGGGCAAGCAGGGTCTATAAAAGTTATAGACCTCGCTGCAAGTGCAGTTCGTAGAGGGGGTATCATCTCAATTGTCGGGGTATATGGAAGCCCTTACGATAATTTTCCTTTTGGTCAAATTTTTGACAAGGGGATTGCTTTAAAGACAGGTCAAGCTCCAGTCCAACACTATATAGATGAGCTACTTAATCTCGTAAGAAGCAATAAAGTGACATTAGATGATATTATTACGCATGTCTTACCTTTAGAGCAAGCCGAGAAGGCCTATGAAATTTTTTGCAAAAAAGAAGATAATTGTTTAAAGGTTATTTTAAAGCCCTAA